One genomic window of Tribolium castaneum strain GA2 chromosome 10, icTriCast1.1, whole genome shotgun sequence includes the following:
- the LOC656222 gene encoding UDP-xylose and UDP-N-acetylglucosamine transporter, translating to MNSKAVAAIATTLLGCGLNNVFLEYIIKQDPGCGHLITFAQFLFISIHGFVMTSKFGTVTPKIPFQTYLILVVLFFLTSVINNWAFNFNIPVPLHMIFRAGSLIANMIMGILILKKRYTLEKYVSVAMITLGIIICTLMSSGNKKVEACVDCDIQVEKKEADDHFFWWIIGIALLTGALLLSARMGIYQESIYKHYGKHPQEALYYTHLYSLPGFLIYSPSIWQHMQIASQSEPYEIPIVNTIVPMLWLWIVLNVVTQYLCISSVYVLTTECTSLTVTLVITLRKFLSLIFSIVYFQNPFTIYHWFGTALVFFGTLLFAEVFTKLKQSNAEQKASKSVKKTS from the exons ATGAACTCCAAGGCAGTTGCAGCGATTGCAACCACACTTTTGGGCTGTGGTttgaataatgtttttctggAATACATAATAAA GCAAGACCCGGGGTGTGGCCACCTCATCACCTTTGcccagtttttatttatttccattCATGGGTTTGTTATGACTTCGAAGTTTGGAACGGTCACTCCGAAAATTCCCTTCCAAACTTACTTAATCCTAGTTGTTCTGTTTTTCCTGACGAGTGTTATAAACAACTgggcctttaatttcaatattcCGGTGCCGCTACATATGATTTTTAGGGCC GGCTCACTTATTGCAAACATGATTATGGGAATCTTAATATTGAAAAAGAGATATACTCTTGAGAAGTACGTATCTGTTGCTATGATCACTCTTGGGATTATTATTTGTACGCTGATGTCTAGTGGTAATAAGAAAGTTGAG GCTTGTGTTGACTGTGATATTCAAGTGGAGAAGAAAGAGGCCGATGACCACTTTTTCTGGTGGATTATAGGAATTGCGTTACTGACTGGAGCCCTCTTATTGTCGGCCCGTATGGGGATTTATCAGGAGTCAATTTATAAACATTATGGGAAGCATCCTCAGGAAGCCCTATATTATACT CACTTGTATTCCCTCCCAGGATTTTTGATCTACTCCCCCAGTATTTGGCAACATATGCAGATTGCGTCCCAGTCAGAACCGTACGAAATCCCCATTGTGAACACCATAGTTCCCATGTTATGGTTGTGGATTGTTTTGAATGTTGTTACGCAGTATTTATGTATCAGTTCGGTGTATGTTTTAACGACTGAGTGCACTTCGTTGACTGTTACTTTAGTGATTACTTTGAGGAAGTTCCTTTCTTTGATATTTTCAATTGTTTATTTCCAAAATCCGTTCACTATCTACCACTGGTTTGGCACCGCTTTGGTCTTCTTTGGGACGCTGTTGTTTGCCGAAGTGTTCACTAAATTGAAACAGTCCAATGCCGAGCAAAAGGCAAGCAAGAGTGTGAAGAAAACTAGTtaa
- the LOC103314770 gene encoding lymphoid-specific helicase-like yields the protein MSRVAHISTTRKRSRRGQKTPEATITSHDAPDFSFDSDSENNPINQQKKRVASLDDFHRKKKLKETVPEENIDEECDIVDEHCSAISISKNKRIILNAEQQKDRRLKLKQYLQLFVDISKTYLQKIDKGSQRTSRESGSRVNAASNKCNPNALKYFQGTLRPYQVDGVVWLSTLFENSINGILGDDMGLGKTIQVIALFCYLYERKIPGPFLIVVPLSTLGNWVSEFKKFAPKIPCTTFEFNWTKTEQTRFINKKYELDGKLVKPVIICTYQAPIQSNCYLRDYEWQYIVVDEGQRLKNPNSKLSLELRGFLTKNKLLLTGTPLQNEIGELWALFGFLMPELFENMEDFSTLFDLEDLRDTKKLLETEAETKMISKIHKVLTLFMLRREKKLVLHDIVPKKEMIIYCPLTPVQKYLYRAILADDTDALNMLKSTKLTDELPGTPREKRRCAAKVKTYAFPKISEFSNAVFFTPQMELKMYSVSGLYQYNTHVPVKIPDRPYMVRLTMSNTMMMLKKAVNHPYLIWTPIVPKTSSHELYVSEDLVALSGKLLVLDALLPKLKAGNHKILLFSTLTMLLDMVEELLIMRGYKYTRLDGAYKTDQRNESIESFKDDTVFVFLLSTRAGGLGLNLVSADTVIFMDRDWNPMVDLQAQDRCHRIGQTKPVMVYSLVTKGTIDEIILNRADVKKRLGKVVIKEGQFKGKQLNDEEIKSLRDLLKEEETTAKINPNGFHYTEQELDQILDRSDITREMEEKICH from the exons ATGAGTCGCGTAGCTCATATTTCCACAACCAGAAAACGTTCAAGAAGGGGGCAAAAGACCCCCGAAGCCACTATTACTAGTCATGATGCACCTGATTTCTCCTTTGACTCTGATTCGGAGAACAACCCCATCAATCAGCAGAAAAAACGGGTCGCCTCTTTGGATGATTTTCACCggaagaaaaaactaaaagaaacgGTCCCCGAGGAAAATATCGATGAAGAATGTGATATAGTAGATGAGCATTGCTCGGCGATTTCaataagcaaaaacaaaagaattatACTAAATGCTGAGCAGCAAAAAGATAGACGTCTTAAACTGAAACAGTATTTGCAACTTTTTGTTGACATTTCGAAGACTTACTTACAGAAAATTGACAAGGGCAGCCAGAG GACTAGTCGAGAATCTGGTTCAAGAGTTAACGCGGCTTCAAATAAGTGTAATCCCAACGCTCTGAAATATTTCCAGGGGACTTTACGCCCCTATCAAGTTGATGGGGTCGTCTGGTTATCTACCCTTTTTGAAAACTCCATCAATGGTATCTTGGGCGATGACATGGGCCTCGGTAAAACCATCCAAGTCATCGCTCTGTTTTGCTATTTGTACGAACGTAAAATACCTGGGCCGTTCCTAATTGTTGTCCCGCTTTCAACCCTTGGAAACTGGGTCTCTGAATTTAAGAAATTCGCTCCGAAAATACCATGCACCACGTTTGAGTTTAACTGGACCAAAACGGAACAAACCCGattcataaacaaaaaatacgaaCTGGACGGTAAACTGGTTAAGCCCGTCATTATCTGCACCTACCAAGCCCCCATTCAGTCAAACTGTTATTTGCGGGACTACGAATGGCAGTACATTGTCGTCGACGAGGGGCAGCGCCTCAAAAACCCCAATTCGAAGCTGTCTCTCGAACTGCGCGGTTTCCTAACTAAAAACAAACTTCTCTTAACTGGAACCCCGCTACAAAACGAAATCGGCGAACTGTGGGCTTTATTCGGCTTCTTGATGCCCGAACTGTTCGAAAATATGGAGGACTTTTCCACACTTTTCGACCTCGAGGATCTCAGGGACACCAAAAAGTTGCTAGAGACCGAAGCTGAGACCAAAATGATTTCGAAAATCCACAAAGTTTTGACTCTCTTCATGTTGCGACGCGAGAAGAAGCTCGTTCTGCATGACATCGTCCCAAAGAAAGAAATGATCATTTACTGCCCTTTAACACCTGTACAAAAGTACCTCTATCGCGCTATTTTAGCCGACGACACGGATGCGCTAAATATGCTCAAAAGCACCAAACTGACGGACGAG CTCCCAGGGACGCCCAGAGAGAAGAGACGGTGTGCTGCCAAAGTGAAAACCTACGCGTTCCCGAAAATCTCCGAGTTCTCCAATGCGGTTTTTTTTACACCGCAAATGGAGCTAAAGATGTACAGTGTCAGCGGTTTATACCAGTACAATACGCACGTGCCAGTTAAGATTCCTGATCGTCCTTACATGGTTAGATTAACAATGTCAAACACTATGATGATGCTGAAAAAGGCGGTCAACCACCCGTATTTAATTTGGACGCCTATTGTCCCCAAAACCTCATCACATGAGCTATATGTCAGCGAAGATCTCGTGGCTTTAAGCGGCAAACTCTTAGTTTTGGACGCTTTATTGCCGAAACTCAAAGCAGGGAATCACAAGATTTTGTTATTCAGCACTTTGACTATGCTGTTGGACATGGTTGAAGAACTACTAATAATGCGGGGGTACAAATATACGCGGCTTGATGGAGCGTACAAGACTGACCAAAGGAATGAAAGTATTGAGAGCTTTAAGGATGATACGGTGTTTGTGTTCTTACTCTCTACAAGGGCAGGCGGTTTAGGTTTGAACCTAGTATCCGCCGATACTGTCATTTTCATGGATAGGGATTGG AACCCCATGGTCGACCTACAGGCCCAAGACAGGTGTCACAGGATCGGTCAAACCAAACCTGTGATGGTCTACAGTTTGGTCACCAAGGGAACAATCGACGAAATTATCCTAAATCGTGCGGACGTAAAAAAGAGACTAGGAAAAGTTGTCATAAAAGAAG GGCAATTTAAAGGCAAGCAGCTAAATGATGAGGAGATAAAATCATTAAGAGATCTATTGAAGGAGGAAGAAACCACTGCCAAAATAAATCCTAACGGATTTCACTACACAGAACAAGAACTTGACCAAATTCTGGACCGAAGTGATATTACCAGGGAAATGGAGGAAAAAATTTGTCATTAG
- the LOC656055 gene encoding RUN domain-containing protein 1, translated as MDGPRPEAYLEEPTGERWDPLGAPNDQECGDKLELDYCDNQLTYEKLRNLEEEQELLNSSLFALTTHFAQVQFRLRQVVNAPLEEREDLLKSLEEFAFRGIPDISLVKERMDEASLAEAVRLRRSQQKELIDRLKSQLRELEQYAFENGEAGVPQDIVLERQRVILNELKTRMNLEIDERNYHQMTSADVKQQINIALDQLISPLRVKEHLVAQLKTQVADLERFINYLQSDTKHDKCSCGCAYHSLKKPFKSDTIGLIQRTATLLQMFAVLQLGCGAHSFRKNDLKNSMKINHWGDLRAKLEMAIFRIRELLNEEQIDYSSDPESVAYNSQLTTAVRKYLATSIRDLMQHGATSFVNSSSLVPFIGCFPRRNSASSAHIHAWEIILEYYHLKNGEKFNSTPARKLSQSFNLDIAGASPTSNKHNMLCTIGNIISTHTPYKRSYDSHFKAFICAALNSNKLVSWLSLIFQCSQIVKLHYFPWSYVAKTGFQDSLKSLDSLTGYKFDLPVDLAVRQFQNIKDVFT; from the exons atGGACGGGCCAAGACCTGAGGCATACTTGGAGGAGCCAACCGGCGAACGCTGGGACCCCCTTGGTGCTCCCAACGACCAAGAATGCGGCGATAAACTCGAACTTGACTATTGTGATAACCA ACTAACGTATGAAAAATTGCGGAACCTGGAGGAGGAACAAGAGTTGCTTAATTCGTCGCTGTTTGCACTAACCACGCATTTTGCCCAG GTCCAGTTCCGCCTCCGCCAAGTCGTAAATGCCCCCCTTGAGGAGAGAGAAGACTTGCTTAAGTCTTTAGAAGAGTTTGCGTTTCGGGGAATCCCCGACATTAGTCTAGTCAAGGAGCGCATGGACGAGGCCAGTCTGGCCGAAGCCGTGCGTTTACGGCGCTCGCAACAAAAGGAATTAATCGATCGGCTGAAATCCCAGCTAAGGGAACTAGAACAATACGCGTTCGAGAACGGAGAAGCCGGGGTTCCCCAAGACATTGTCCTCGAGCGCCAAAGAGTCATTCTAAACGAACTGAAAACGCGAATGAACCTCGAAATCGACGAGCGGAACTACCACCAG atgacttcGGCCGACGTTAAGCAGCAAATCAACATCGCGCTGGACCAGCTTATAAGCCCGCTCCGGGTGAAGGAGCACCTAGTGGCCCAGTTGAAGACGCAAGTGGCCGATCTGGAGCGCTTCATAAACTATTTGCAAAGTGACACGAAACACGATAAGTGCTCATGCGGATGCGCTTATCACTCGCTGAAAAAGCCGTTCAAATCGGACACCATAGGGTTAATCCAACGAACTGCCACGTTACTGCAAATGTTCGCCGTGCTGCAGCTGGGCTGCGGGGCGCACTCTTTCAGGAAAAACGATCTCAAAAATAGCATGAAAATCAATCACTGGGG cGACTTGAGGGCGAAGCTCGAGATGGCGATTTTCCGCATCCGCGAGCTGTTGAACGAGGAGCAGATTGACTACAGTAGTGACCCCGAGTCGGTGGCGTACAACAGTCAGTTGACGACCGCTGTGCGGAAATACCTAGCCACGAGCATACGGGATTTGATGCAACACGGGGCGACTTCGTTTGTAAATAGTTCGAGTCTGGTCCCTTTTATCGGGTGTTTTCCGCGGCGGAATTCGGCCTCGAGTGCTCACATACACGCCTGGGAGATTATCCTCGAGTATTACCATTTGAAAAACGGCGAAAAGTTCAATTCGACCCCAGCCCGGAAGTTGTCGCAAAGCTTCAATTTGGATAttgctggggcttcgcccacTAGCAATAAACACAATATGCTTTGTACGATCGGGAATATCATCTCGACTCATACGCCGTATAAGAGGAGTTACGATTCACACTTCAAGGCGTTCATCTGCGCGGCGCTAAA CTCGAATAAGCTGGTCTCTTGGTTGAGCCTAATTTTTCAGTGTAGTCAAATTGTTAAGTTGCACTATTTCCCGTGGAGCTACGTTGCAAAAACTG GGTTTCAAGACAGTCTGAAAAGTTTAGATTCTTTAACTGGTTACAAGTTTGATCTACCAGTCGATCTCGCTGTGCGACAGTTCCAAAACATAAAAGACGTATTCACCTAA
- the LOC103314771 gene encoding uncharacterized protein LOC103314771 isoform X2, whose amino-acid sequence MENSLEDGKCNKDHIKDLANWRQACDRTKDKTKDLLKRWRTLPEIETEKGKNDENVEKDEHSDSGWSVHVWTTWVDRFSIESEADNKENCQLTPTQNNKFSHFFSCLLDHDQDNLISEQDFETLIERLRHFADWSINSPEFNILREVERGFIETFLCDISDEKLGFTLNGEVYLTKDGWLHKWSQLTFGSKNLCDFPIWLQFFVKVLFQVINRCGSGIITRDELSAFYSSVLGLDTVKVGEILDIAYQAMTSNGDHPLIYKAYRLCFANYLLGRYPNGPGQYILGAPPNALSSAMFPVDYSALNTQPEDLEQYAPDQKTNRRSVIV is encoded by the exons ATGGAGAACTCGCTCGAAGACGGCAAATGTAACAAAGACCACATCAAAGACTTAG CGAATTGGAGACAGGCATGTGACAGAACTAAAGACAAGACGAAAGATTTGTTAAAGCGCTGGAGGACTTTGCCGGAGATTGAGACCGAAAAGGGGAAGAACGACGAGAATGTGGAGAAGGACGAGCACAGCGACAGCGGCTGGAGCGTCCACGTCTGGA CCACTTGGGTCGACAGGTTTAGCATAGAGTCGGAAGCCGACAACAAGGAAAATTGCCAATTAACACCAACACAGAACAATAAGTTTTCACATTTCTTCTCTTGTTTGCTCGACCATGACCAAGACAATTTAATCAGTGAGCAAGATTTTGAGACCCTAATTGAG AGATTGCGACATTTTGCTGACTGGTCGATAAATTCTCCGGAATTTAATATTCTTCGAGAGGTGGAGCGTGGTTTCATTGAAACTTTTTTATGTGACATATCTGACGAAAAACTGG GCTTCACCCTGAACGGGGAAGTGTATTTAACGAAAGATGGATGGTTACATAAATGGTCACAATTGACTTTTGGCTCAAAAAACCTCTGTGACTTTCCCATATGGTTGCAGTTTTTCGTTAAAGTTTTGTTTCAAGTTATCAACCGGTGTG GGTCGGGAATTATCACAAGGGATGAGCTAAGTGCGTTTTATTCTTCTGTTCTGGGCTTAGATACAGTGAAAGTGGGGGAGATTTTAGATATAGCCTATCAGGCCATGACTTCG AACGGCGATCACCCGTTGATATACAAAGCATATCGATTGTGCTTTGCGAATTATTTGCTGGGGAGGTACCCAAACGGACCAGGACAATATATTTTGGGTGCTCCACCGAATGCGCTCTCGTCGGCAATGTTTCCTGTTGATTACTCGGCACTGAATACACAGCCCGAAGACTTGGAACAATATGCACCGGATCAAAAGACAAACAGACGTAGTGTTATTGTATGA
- the LOC103314771 gene encoding uncharacterized protein LOC103314771 isoform X1, with amino-acid sequence MENSLEDGKCNKDHIKDLGTSQTSLKSTKSLDKSSTSGSVKNEKIHFKEENHEHDNQKNTDASLKVPHKFIANWRQACDRTKDKTKDLLKRWRTLPEIETEKGKNDENVEKDEHSDSGWSVHVWTTWVDRFSIESEADNKENCQLTPTQNNKFSHFFSCLLDHDQDNLISEQDFETLIERLRHFADWSINSPEFNILREVERGFIETFLCDISDEKLGFTLNGEVYLTKDGWLHKWSQLTFGSKNLCDFPIWLQFFVKVLFQVINRCGSGIITRDELSAFYSSVLGLDTVKVGEILDIAYQAMTSNGDHPLIYKAYRLCFANYLLGRYPNGPGQYILGAPPNALSSAMFPVDYSALNTQPEDLEQYAPDQKTNRRSVIV; translated from the exons ATGGAGAACTCGCTCGAAGACGGCAAATGTAACAAAGACCACATCAAAGACTTAGGTACGTCTCAGACAAGTCTCAAAAGTACAAAAAGCCTAGATAAGAGCAGCACTAGTGGTTCggtcaaaaacgaaaaaatacatttcaaAGAGGAAAACCACGAACATGACAATCAAAAAAACACTGATGCTTCGTTAAAAGTGCCTCATAAATTTATAGCGAATTGGAGACAGGCATGTGACAGAACTAAAGACAAGACGAAAGATTTGTTAAAGCGCTGGAGGACTTTGCCGGAGATTGAGACCGAAAAGGGGAAGAACGACGAGAATGTGGAGAAGGACGAGCACAGCGACAGCGGCTGGAGCGTCCACGTCTGGA CCACTTGGGTCGACAGGTTTAGCATAGAGTCGGAAGCCGACAACAAGGAAAATTGCCAATTAACACCAACACAGAACAATAAGTTTTCACATTTCTTCTCTTGTTTGCTCGACCATGACCAAGACAATTTAATCAGTGAGCAAGATTTTGAGACCCTAATTGAG AGATTGCGACATTTTGCTGACTGGTCGATAAATTCTCCGGAATTTAATATTCTTCGAGAGGTGGAGCGTGGTTTCATTGAAACTTTTTTATGTGACATATCTGACGAAAAACTGG GCTTCACCCTGAACGGGGAAGTGTATTTAACGAAAGATGGATGGTTACATAAATGGTCACAATTGACTTTTGGCTCAAAAAACCTCTGTGACTTTCCCATATGGTTGCAGTTTTTCGTTAAAGTTTTGTTTCAAGTTATCAACCGGTGTG GGTCGGGAATTATCACAAGGGATGAGCTAAGTGCGTTTTATTCTTCTGTTCTGGGCTTAGATACAGTGAAAGTGGGGGAGATTTTAGATATAGCCTATCAGGCCATGACTTCG AACGGCGATCACCCGTTGATATACAAAGCATATCGATTGTGCTTTGCGAATTATTTGCTGGGGAGGTACCCAAACGGACCAGGACAATATATTTTGGGTGCTCCACCGAATGCGCTCTCGTCGGCAATGTTTCCTGTTGATTACTCGGCACTGAATACACAGCCCGAAGACTTGGAACAATATGCACCGGATCAAAAGACAAACAGACGTAGTGTTATTGTATGA